One window of Chamaesiphon minutus PCC 6605 genomic DNA carries:
- a CDS encoding response regulator transcription factor, whose translation MKSVVSGGRSNTSRILIVDDSSEILSVTDAILTSAGYETISYTDGLIALQIIELLPPDLIILDINMPTIDGYEMTRRIRSNSKWDLTPILLFTALDPAQAALGLECGADDLLGKPIAIEELLGKVSLLLHSRYRQQLRAG comes from the coding sequence ATGAAATCAGTTGTTAGTGGTGGAAGATCGAACACCAGTAGAATTCTAATCGTTGATGATTCATCGGAAATTCTATCCGTAACCGATGCAATTCTTACGTCAGCAGGGTATGAGACGATCTCTTATACCGACGGCTTAATCGCGCTGCAAATTATCGAACTCCTACCGCCAGATTTAATTATTCTCGATATCAATATGCCCACAATCGATGGGTATGAGATGACCAGACGGATTAGAAGTAATTCCAAGTGGGATCTAACTCCCATCTTACTATTTACGGCTCTCGATCCAGCCCAAGCTGCTCTGGGGCTAGAATGTGGAGCCGACGATCTCTTGGGCAAACCGATCGCGATCGAGGAGTTACTCGGCAAGGTTAGTTTATTGCTCCATTCTCGGTATCGTCAACAACTTCGGGCAGGCTAG
- the aat gene encoding leucyl/phenylalanyl-tRNA--protein transferase → MSNYYLPGIIAGYSQGHFLMADDEDSDLQWYSSSEHALIPLDDRFRYPTSLRRVINQNRFSVRINGDFRAVVAGCADRDTTWISDELQEIYWELCQAGWAYSFETWQGNELAGGILGIAVGAAFIGESMFFQIPEGSKVAMVHLVNHLRRQNFQLFDAQMTNPHLERFGAYTIDTKTYQDLLATAIEHKCKFMPTEYESVGMGSIVK, encoded by the coding sequence ATGTCCAACTACTACCTACCCGGAATTATTGCAGGCTACTCGCAGGGTCATTTTTTGATGGCAGACGATGAAGATAGCGATCTTCAGTGGTATTCTAGCAGCGAACATGCGCTGATTCCGCTCGACGATCGCTTTCGCTATCCTACTTCACTGCGGCGTGTTATCAATCAAAACCGCTTTAGTGTGAGGATTAATGGGGATTTTCGAGCGGTTGTAGCAGGTTGCGCCGATCGAGATACTACCTGGATTTCGGACGAACTGCAAGAGATCTATTGGGAACTGTGCCAAGCGGGCTGGGCGTATAGTTTTGAAACCTGGCAAGGCAACGAACTAGCGGGCGGGATTCTGGGGATTGCCGTCGGAGCTGCTTTCATCGGCGAATCGATGTTCTTTCAGATTCCCGAAGGCTCGAAAGTTGCCATGGTACATCTTGTCAATCACCTGCGCCGACAAAATTTTCAGCTATTTGATGCCCAAATGACCAATCCCCACCTCGAACGATTTGGTGCGTATACGATTGACACCAAGACATATCAAGATTTATTGGCAACAGCGATCGAACACAAATGCAAATTCATGCCTACAGAGTATGAGTCCGTAGGCATGGGATCGATCGTTAAGTAG
- the ald gene encoding alanine dehydrogenase — MDIGIPRETKDQEFRVGLTPSIVRTLSDRGHQVFVETNAGNGSSFPDAEYLQAGAKIVPTAAAAWDREMVVKVKEPLASEYSYLQKNQILFTYLHLAANRSLTEQLLDTGVSAIAYETVELPDGKLPLLAPMSIIAGRLSVQFGARFLEKQQGGSGVLLGGVPGVQPGRVTILGGGIVGTEAARMAVGMGAQVTILDVNVDRLSYLETIFGSRVTYLYSNAANIEICVRSADLVIGAVLILGKRAPILVSKALVEQMKPGSVIVDVAVDQGGCIETLRPTSHTNPVYIESGVVHYGVPNMPGAVPWTATQALNNSTAPYVVKLADRGLEALTQDSNLAKGMNVQAGSIVHPAVQSVFPDLPSC; from the coding sequence ATGGATATTGGCATTCCCAGAGAAACCAAAGACCAAGAATTCCGAGTCGGGTTAACTCCGAGCATCGTGCGGACATTAAGCGATCGCGGACATCAAGTATTCGTCGAAACTAATGCCGGGAACGGATCTAGCTTTCCCGATGCCGAATATCTCCAAGCTGGAGCTAAAATCGTGCCGACAGCCGCCGCTGCTTGGGATCGAGAAATGGTTGTCAAAGTCAAAGAACCCCTCGCCAGTGAATACTCATACCTGCAAAAAAACCAAATCCTATTTACCTATCTCCACCTCGCCGCCAATCGCTCCCTCACAGAGCAATTGCTCGATACAGGTGTCAGCGCGATCGCTTACGAGACAGTAGAATTACCAGATGGCAAACTGCCCCTACTGGCACCGATGAGCATTATTGCCGGGAGATTGTCAGTACAATTTGGCGCGAGATTTCTGGAGAAACAACAAGGGGGTAGTGGTGTCCTCCTGGGTGGCGTTCCTGGCGTCCAACCCGGACGAGTCACCATCCTCGGTGGGGGGATTGTCGGTACCGAAGCCGCACGGATGGCGGTCGGTATGGGCGCGCAGGTGACGATTCTGGATGTGAATGTCGATCGATTGAGCTACCTAGAAACTATCTTCGGTTCGCGAGTTACTTATCTCTATAGCAATGCCGCTAATATCGAAATCTGCGTCCGCAGTGCCGATCTGGTCATCGGAGCAGTTTTAATTCTGGGCAAACGTGCGCCGATCCTCGTCTCTAAGGCTCTAGTCGAGCAGATGAAACCAGGTTCCGTGATTGTGGATGTCGCTGTCGATCAAGGGGGCTGTATCGAGACGCTCCGCCCCACTTCACACACCAATCCTGTCTATATCGAGTCGGGAGTCGTACATTACGGCGTACCAAATATGCCTGGAGCGGTACCGTGGACGGCAACGCAAGCTTTAAATAATAGTACTGCGCCCTATGTCGTTAAATTAGCCGATCGCGGTTTAGAAGCTCTGACACAGGATTCAAATTTGGCAAAAGGAATGAATGTCCAAGCAGGCTCGATCGTGCATCCGGCAGTACAATCGGTTTTTCCAGATTTACCTAGCTGCTAA
- a CDS encoding VOC family protein, with the protein MATEFKHIMLMVKNIPTSLKFYNEGLGLPVKMSSPGWAELDANGTTIALHAAESNADTGSSPILSFHVDDIQSAIATLEQLGANLEGRVREPAFGKVAAIRTPDGHLVSLLQPAMVVAS; encoded by the coding sequence ATGGCAACTGAATTCAAGCACATTATGCTGATGGTTAAAAATATCCCGACATCACTGAAGTTCTACAACGAAGGCTTAGGACTCCCAGTCAAGATGTCTAGTCCTGGATGGGCAGAATTGGATGCCAATGGTACGACGATCGCGCTACATGCGGCAGAATCAAATGCCGACACTGGCTCCTCACCAATTTTAAGCTTTCATGTCGATGATATTCAAAGTGCGATCGCAACTCTCGAACAATTAGGCGCAAATCTAGAAGGTCGCGTCCGCGAGCCAGCTTTTGGGAAGGTAGCAGCGATTCGTACTCCTGACGGTCATTTGGTCAGTTTGCTTCAACCAGCCATGGTAGTTGCTAGCTAG
- a CDS encoding TetR/AcrR family transcriptional regulator, which translates to MPRPPKITNEEILAAARQVFLEQGEGGSTVEIAQKAGISEASIFKRFATKQALFLAAIGVSETPQYAKILSSQTPTAEIRSELTEICIQMVGFYQEVMPRVFMMMTQTKSFLPPMVPPPLRDSQLLAGYLDRAISQGYLRSCDSMTVAHTIVGAIQNYSMISTISNKIPFPIPFVLPKVKSIEPKTFVDNLIETLWVGIAPE; encoded by the coding sequence ATGCCTCGACCTCCCAAAATCACCAATGAAGAAATTTTGGCAGCAGCTAGGCAAGTTTTCTTAGAACAAGGGGAAGGTGGTTCGACAGTAGAGATCGCCCAAAAAGCTGGCATCTCCGAAGCATCGATTTTCAAACGATTTGCCACCAAGCAAGCTTTGTTTTTAGCCGCAATTGGCGTTTCCGAAACACCCCAATATGCCAAAATTTTGTCTAGTCAGACACCAACAGCCGAGATTCGATCGGAATTAACCGAAATCTGTATCCAGATGGTGGGATTTTATCAAGAGGTGATGCCGCGAGTTTTTATGATGATGACTCAGACAAAATCATTCCTGCCGCCAATGGTGCCGCCACCGCTCAGAGATAGTCAGTTATTAGCTGGATATCTCGATCGAGCAATTTCTCAAGGTTATCTCAGATCCTGTGATTCGATGACAGTGGCTCACACGATCGTCGGTGCGATCCAAAACTATTCAATGATTAGCACGATCTCGAACAAGATACCATTTCCGATCCCGTTCGTTTTACCCAAGGTTAAATCGATCGAGCCAAAAACTTTTGTTGACAATCTCATTGAAACACTGTGGGTAGGGATTGCCCCAGAGTAG